Proteins encoded by one window of Cydia fagiglandana chromosome Z, ilCydFagi1.1, whole genome shotgun sequence:
- the LOC134678411 gene encoding delta-aminolevulinic acid dehydratase codes for MSNLFVSREHILQGGYFHSTLRKLQEPDTSIEPHNIMYPVFLLENVDAIQPVASLPNVNRYGLNQLIPALTDLVEKGLKSILIFGIVETLPKDPTGSNADSPSNPVVKALPILRATFPSLLIVTDVCLCPYTSHGHCGVLTETGAIDHAASVKRIAEVALAYAKAGAHVVAPSDMMDNRIKAIKDALIASKLDNQVSVLSYSCKFASCMYGPFRDTMKSSPMEGDRKCYQLPPGSAGLAARAAARDVAEGADFLMVKPGLPYLDIVRQTKNQFPNHPLFIYQVSGEYAMICKSGDSSEIENTLMETLTCMRRAGADCIITYFAPLVLSIINKK; via the exons ATGAGTAACCTTTTTGTAAGCCGCGAACATATATTGCAGGGGGGCTATTTCCATTCGACATTACGAAAACTTCAAGAGCCGGACACGAGTATTGAGCCTCACAATATTATGTACCCAGTTTTCTTACT AGAAAATGTTGACGCTATCCAACCTGTGGCCAGCCTGCCAAACGTGAACCGGTATGGTCTGAACCAGCTCATTCCGGCGCTCACTGACCTGGTAGAGAAAGGGCTTAAGTCCATACTCATATTTGGCATTGTTGAGACTCTACCTAag GATCCAACAGGCTCCAATGCGGACTCGCCATCCAACCCAGTTGTCAAGGCTCTCCCCATACTGAGGGCTACATTCCCGTCTCTGCTCATTGTTACGGACGTGTGCCTCTGCCCTTACACTTCTCATGGGCACTGTGGG GTATTAACTGAGACTGGTGCCATCGACCACGCAGCGAGCGTCAAGAGAATAGCCGAAGTCGCCCTGGCCTACGCTAAAGCAG GCGCTCACGTGGTCGCTCCGTCGGACATGATGGACAATAGAATAAAAGCCATCAAGGACGCTCTCATTGCATCCAAATTGGACAACCAG GTTTCTGTTCTATCGTACTCGTGCAAGTTCGCGTCGTGCATGTACGGCCCGTTCCGCGACACGATGAAGAGCTCCCCGATGGAGGGCGACCGGAAGTGCTACCAGCTTCCGCCGGGGAGCGCCGGGCTCGCTGCCAGGGCTGCG GCTCGCGATGTGGCTGAGGGCGCAGATTTTCTGATGGTAAAACCTGGCCTGCCGTACCTGGACATCGTTCGGCAGACCAAGAACCAGTTTCCTAACCACCCACTGTTCATCTACCAG GTGTCCGGTGAATACGCCAtgatatgtaaaagcggcgacAGCAGTGAGATCGAGAATACTTTGATGGAGACGTTGACGTGCATGAGACGTGCAG GTGCCGACTGCATTATTACCTACTTCGCTCCACTGGTGCTCAGCATAATAAACAAAAAGTGA